In a genomic window of Sulfurimonas denitrificans DSM 1251:
- a CDS encoding FecR domain-containing protein, translating into MSFIFRIFILSLLFGYSLLFASIGSVSLLKGEASLEREGTVLGVKNGMNLEERDSIKTTKGSQIQLIFTDKTVITLGSESHFKVDEYLSEGSNPKAKFKFNQGTFKTITGRIGKSAPENFTLETKTATIGIRGTVIGGNVPQSSSAPDTIICLGGRITATSLQTGVTVNLPTGTVTVVPVSGPPSPPRQATPQDIAQFNESLGTPPPSNSPAESSNSPQDGGGSSAAQNGAPATQGDEGGFQSPAGNAPAAAPQTFSPTAAAAAQQTNQQNSTQGGVVENLSQGLGVPVGQIQQQIASNNPTPPTVVTPPPPVEPTPPPVVPTPPPVEPTPPPVIPTTPPVVTPPSNGSGGGYTPPPHPASYTTLFSNMSASNGASSTVLFPENVTKTMLFDATNRLWVSSDNAYIATTSVDGNFSYINSELANAQKMYIKSQDYENPVLFKSFPSDSGASGYVEGLSGLKPIASTWHELVTSAKGVMNQNFSDVIKYEENSHYDTRKWNYNTNLKIFNELYYIEDDWTSINSYAALYSDISNNDTIYQNSLSSALSDYMNGANFYIHGVPEANQNIKSYGTLQDGGKWYFIYNNVNSDFNNTVSVYGTLPITDAVAVSSDSNSVPFMQTTTDYPIYIVDRSGSKEMYSIKNFDSISNDMFNYVNNHFLEINTDYVTVDGSNITYTHLSPEYQQNVYLFYKIDDNGTLVEDARNGKMVNPITGNVLHVYTNYHTPTVDNGTMVVGDFAFGVIDNPLMNNEIFPTPTDVNNTISYGNGIFSNDLNMTTPAVGANYRKLAIEKALWSDKPVDAKVYVYSDYGTNLANRDFDELYNTGTFIKFPSSGNGIMMESYFDVLEEKSGSTVVKNYFTGSITTGRVVADGTDNKIVFKHFESLGGVTTSDSVDVTNHNFYLFNENAQFINADNGGLDNNKAGTEKYNWLAHEEVNAASSETLNVGLMKKVTDSSDVNLFKGVTDYNTSFATGAMKGFIIGADTSTTPNIWMGDITTFNINPIEGGELNITVAANNLGITTPISMADLSQTNSAEAIPSSSYLGEDMQAMIIESKTVNGKTYDFAMATLPDKVEATGKYSYQNDYTSWGYWVATEKAPTAGGSYAQGYWVAGYETPVSSIPTSTTYNYSGNILGTITHGTMASPILLDETNSFKAAIQFGATNPITITEMKFNTKDLGAVTGIGTATTPSNSIIDNTFSGTHTNGTTALDFKGKFFGPAAEAIGGAWSGTFNNAALSGTGVFKGVKE; encoded by the coding sequence ATGTCTTTTATTTTTCGTATATTTATTTTATCTTTGTTGTTTGGCTACTCTTTGCTCTTTGCATCAATAGGAAGTGTTTCACTACTTAAAGGTGAAGCTTCACTAGAGAGAGAGGGAACAGTTTTAGGTGTAAAAAATGGCATGAATCTTGAGGAGAGAGATAGTATAAAAACTACTAAAGGCTCGCAGATACAGCTTATTTTTACAGATAAAACAGTTATCACTCTAGGAAGTGAGAGCCATTTTAAAGTAGATGAGTATCTAAGTGAGGGAAGTAACCCTAAAGCAAAGTTTAAATTTAATCAAGGTACTTTTAAAACCATAACTGGACGCATTGGAAAAAGTGCTCCAGAGAACTTTACGCTTGAAACTAAAACTGCTACCATTGGAATTAGAGGAACTGTCATAGGTGGAAATGTTCCTCAATCATCATCAGCACCTGATACTATTATCTGTTTAGGCGGACGAATCACAGCGACATCACTTCAAACGGGAGTTACAGTAAATCTGCCAACTGGAACAGTAACAGTCGTCCCAGTGAGTGGACCTCCCTCGCCTCCAAGACAGGCAACGCCGCAGGATATAGCACAGTTTAACGAAAGCTTAGGAACGCCACCTCCATCTAATTCACCTGCGGAGAGTTCAAACTCTCCACAAGATGGCGGCGGTTCATCTGCAGCGCAAAATGGGGCTCCAGCTACGCAAGGTGATGAGGGCGGATTTCAATCTCCAGCTGGTAATGCTCCAGCAGCAGCACCACAAACATTCTCTCCAACAGCTGCAGCAGCTGCACAGCAGACAAATCAGCAAAATTCAACTCAAGGTGGAGTTGTTGAAAATTTATCACAAGGGTTAGGTGTGCCTGTAGGGCAGATTCAACAACAAATTGCTTCAAATAATCCAACGCCTCCAACTGTTGTTACCCCTCCACCGCCAGTTGAGCCAACTCCACCGCCAGTTGTTCCAACACCTCCACCTGTTGAGCCAACTCCACCGCCAGTTATACCTACTACACCACCAGTAGTTACTCCTCCATCAAACGGTAGTGGTGGAGGCTATACTCCACCACCTCACCCAGCTTCATATACGACACTATTTTCAAATATGTCTGCTTCAAATGGTGCAAGTTCAACAGTTCTGTTCCCTGAGAACGTAACAAAAACAATGCTCTTTGATGCAACAAATAGACTATGGGTATCAAGCGATAACGCATATATAGCAACAACATCAGTAGATGGAAATTTTAGCTATATTAACAGTGAACTAGCTAATGCTCAAAAAATGTATATTAAATCTCAAGACTATGAAAATCCTGTTTTGTTTAAATCTTTTCCAAGTGATTCAGGGGCAAGTGGGTATGTAGAGGGTCTTAGTGGATTAAAACCTATCGCTTCTACTTGGCATGAGTTAGTTACAAGTGCTAAGGGTGTTATGAATCAAAATTTTTCTGATGTTATAAAATATGAGGAAAATAGTCATTACGATACAAGAAAATGGAATTATAATACTAATTTAAAAATCTTTAATGAGCTTTATTACATTGAAGATGACTGGACATCTATAAATAGCTACGCAGCACTTTATAGCGATATATCAAATAATGATACTATCTATCAAAATTCTTTAAGTAGCGCCCTGTCGGACTATATGAATGGTGCCAACTTTTACATCCATGGAGTACCAGAAGCCAATCAAAATATTAAAAGCTATGGAACCCTACAAGATGGCGGAAAATGGTACTTTATTTATAATAATGTCAACAGTGACTTTAATAATACTGTTTCTGTATATGGAACTCTACCTATAACAGACGCTGTAGCTGTATCATCTGATAGCAATAGTGTGCCTTTTATGCAAACAACAACAGATTATCCGATTTATATCGTAGATCGCTCTGGATCAAAAGAGATGTACAGCATCAAAAATTTTGATAGTATCTCAAATGATATGTTTAATTATGTAAATAATCATTTTTTAGAAATAAACACTGATTATGTAACTGTAGATGGGTCTAATATTACTTATACTCATCTATCTCCAGAATACCAACAAAATGTCTATCTCTTTTATAAGATAGATGATAATGGCACTTTAGTAGAAGATGCAAGAAATGGCAAAATGGTAAATCCTATAACAGGAAATGTATTACATGTATATACAAATTATCATACACCAACTGTTGATAATGGAACTATGGTTGTTGGAGATTTTGCATTTGGCGTAATTGATAATCCGCTTATGAACAATGAGATATTTCCAACGCCAACAGATGTGAATAATACAATATCTTATGGTAACGGTATTTTTTCTAATGATTTAAATATGACTACACCTGCAGTTGGTGCTAATTATAGAAAATTAGCTATAGAAAAAGCATTATGGAGTGATAAACCAGTAGATGCAAAGGTTTATGTTTATAGCGATTATGGTACAAATTTAGCAAATAGAGATTTTGATGAACTATATAACACTGGAACATTTATCAAATTTCCATCAAGCGGAAATGGCATTATGATGGAGAGTTATTTTGATGTTTTAGAAGAAAAAAGTGGTTCTACCGTTGTAAAAAACTACTTTACAGGCTCCATCACAACAGGAAGAGTTGTTGCTGATGGTACTGACAATAAGATTGTTTTCAAACATTTTGAGAGTTTGGGTGGTGTAACAACGTCAGATTCAGTTGATGTAACCAATCATAACTTCTATCTCTTTAATGAAAATGCTCAGTTTATCAATGCAGATAATGGCGGACTTGATAATAATAAAGCTGGTACAGAAAAATACAACTGGTTAGCACATGAAGAGGTAAATGCAGCTTCGTCAGAAACTCTTAATGTTGGACTTATGAAAAAAGTAACTGATAGTAGTGATGTAAATCTTTTTAAAGGCGTTACTGACTACAACACCTCTTTTGCTACAGGAGCTATGAAGGGCTTTATCATAGGTGCGGACACTAGTACTACGCCAAATATTTGGATGGGAGATATTACTACTTTTAATATAAATCCAATTGAAGGAGGGGAATTGAATATTACAGTAGCAGCAAATAACTTAGGAATTACAACGCCTATCTCTATGGCTGACCTAAGTCAAACAAATAGCGCTGAAGCCATCCCTAGCTCCTCTTATCTTGGAGAAGATATGCAAGCTATGATTATTGAGAGTAAAACCGTAAATGGAAAAACTTATGACTTTGCTATGGCTACACTTCCTGATAAGGTAGAGGCAACAGGTAAGTATAGCTATCAAAATGATTACACTTCATGGGGATATTGGGTTGCAACTGAAAAAGCACCTACAGCAGGCGGTTCTTACGCTCAAGGGTACTGGGTTGCAGGATATGAAACTCCAGTTAGTTCAATACCAACAAGTACAACATATAACTACAGCGGAAATATTTTAGGTACCATAACACATGGAACAATGGCTAGTCCGATATTGCTAGACGAAACTAACTCTTTTAAAGCAGCTATTCAATTTGGAGCAACTAATCCTATAACTATTACAGAGATGAAATTTAATACTAAAGATTTAGGTGCTGTAACTGGAATTGGAACAGCAACAACACCATCAAATTCTATAATTGACAACACTTTTTCAGGGACACATACTAATGGAACTACAGCATTAGACTTTAAAGGAAAATTCTTCGGACCAGCTGCTGAGGCTATC
- a CDS encoding sulfate/molybdate ABC transporter ATP-binding protein, which yields MIEINIIKPLNTADGEINLAVDKKIEDGEFLTLFGKSGSGKTTLLRIIAGLEVPESGYIKVDNEVWFDSKRGINIPPQRRNVGFVFQDYALFPNMSVEDNLKFALQDKNKFKKVDDILKIMEIQNLSKMKPQHLSGGQKQRVAVARALMREPKILLLDEPLSALDSTMRQKLQDELFFIHQKFGIISLLVSHDIGEIFRLSSRVFKISSGEITHDGSPSEVFANQNISGKFKILGEVLSIKKSDILYIVEVLAHNEIIKVTAIKDEIKELLVGDKILLSSKAFNPILTKI from the coding sequence ATGATAGAGATAAATATAATAAAGCCCTTAAATACAGCAGATGGAGAGATAAATCTAGCAGTAGATAAAAAAATAGAAGATGGTGAATTTTTAACTCTTTTTGGAAAAAGTGGAAGCGGAAAAACAACACTTTTGCGAATAATTGCAGGTCTAGAAGTTCCAGAGAGTGGCTACATAAAAGTTGATAATGAAGTTTGGTTTGATAGTAAGAGAGGCATAAACATACCTCCGCAGAGACGAAATGTAGGCTTTGTTTTTCAAGACTACGCACTATTTCCAAATATGAGTGTGGAGGATAATCTAAAATTTGCTCTTCAAGATAAAAATAAGTTTAAAAAAGTTGATGATATCTTAAAAATAATGGAGATACAAAATCTCTCTAAGATGAAACCACAGCACTTAAGCGGTGGACAAAAACAGAGAGTAGCAGTTGCTAGAGCACTTATGAGAGAGCCTAAAATACTTCTTCTTGATGAACCATTATCAGCGCTTGATAGCACAATGAGACAAAAACTCCAAGATGAACTTTTTTTCATACACCAAAAATTTGGCATTATCTCTTTACTTGTCAGCCATGATATAGGTGAGATTTTTAGGCTCTCAAGTAGAGTTTTTAAAATCTCAAGTGGAGAGATAACCCATGATGGCTCGCCGAGTGAGGTATTTGCAAATCAAAATATTAGTGGAAAGTTTAAAATACTCGGCGAGGTTTTAAGCATCAAAAAAAGTGATATTTTATATATAGTAGAAGTCTTGGCACACAATGAAATCATCAAAGTAACAGCTATAAAAGATGAGATAAAAGAGCTCTTAGTAGGTGATAAAATACTCCTCTCAAGCAAAGCATTTAACCCAATTTTAACAAAAATATAA
- the modB gene encoding molybdate ABC transporter permease subunit, translated as MEESFFQTMKLTFELAGITTLILLFIGIPLAYYLSQTKSKFKPAIEALVSMPLVLPPSVLGFYLLLAFSPQNAFGAWLDRVFDVKLVFSFEGLVIASIIFSLPFMVHPIQSGFSSLSSSLSEASYTLGKSKMATLWYVLLPNIKPSLLSASVITFAHTVGEFGVVLMIGGNIAGETKVASIAIYDEVEALNYGVANQYALTLFIITFSILLLVYAINKNMIRSELR; from the coding sequence ATGGAAGAGAGTTTTTTTCAAACTATGAAGTTAACCTTTGAGCTAGCTGGTATTACAACACTTATTTTACTTTTTATTGGGATACCTCTTGCTTACTATCTCTCACAAACAAAATCAAAGTTTAAACCAGCGATAGAGGCTTTAGTCTCCATGCCTCTAGTTCTTCCACCGTCTGTTTTAGGGTTTTATCTGCTTCTTGCTTTTAGCCCTCAAAATGCTTTTGGTGCTTGGCTTGATAGAGTGTTTGATGTAAAGCTTGTATTTAGTTTTGAGGGTCTTGTTATCGCTTCAATCATCTTTAGTTTGCCTTTTATGGTTCATCCTATACAGAGTGGTTTTAGCTCACTATCAAGCTCTTTGAGTGAGGCTTCATATACTCTTGGAAAGAGTAAAATGGCTACTCTTTGGTATGTACTTTTACCAAATATTAAACCATCTCTACTTAGTGCAAGTGTTATCACTTTTGCTCATACAGTTGGCGAATTTGGAGTAGTTTTGATGATAGGAGGCAACATTGCAGGAGAGACAAAGGTTGCTAGTATTGCTATATATGACGAGGTTGAAGCCCTCAACTACGGAGTTGCAAACCAGTATGCTCTTACTCTTTTTATCATCACATTCTCTATTTTGCTCCTTGTTTATGCTATAAATAAAAATATGATAAGAAGTGAGCTTAGATGA